One stretch of Cottoperca gobio chromosome 18, fCotGob3.1, whole genome shotgun sequence DNA includes these proteins:
- the LOC115023958 gene encoding stabilizer of axonemal microtubules 2-like, translated as MERVTTLKPNEARDIKKELFDEANEFFEKFKTWSLEAQFHGRDKAKAAAEPKQLSTTHADYTAHKCQRTKPILPSTETGEKSNEPFQTTTTMMEDFKAWDTPKTKKTTFTRSTPKPESCKTSPTPRSLHPKVKETAVGDSSQERHQGTSTPCGGRSDFRLGLRLPWN; from the coding sequence ATGGAGCGCGTCACCACCTTGAAGCCAAACGAGGCTCGggacataaaaaaagaattatttGACGAAGCCAATGAATTCTTTGAGAAATTCAAGACCTGGTCCCTTGAAGCCCAGTTCCACGGCCGAGACAAAGCCAAAGCAGCGGCAGAGCCCAAGCAACTCTCCACGACACACGCAGACTACACGGCACACAAGTGCCAGCGCACCAAACCAATCCTGCCGTCCACGGAGACCGGAGAGAAAAGCAATGAGCCCTTCCAAACTACGACGACCATGATGGAGGATTTCAAAGCTTGGGACACACCGAAAACCAAGAAAACCACCTTTACACGCAGCACACCGAAGCCTGAGAGCTGCAAAACAAGCCCCACGCCTCGCAGCCTTCATCCCAAAGTGAAGGAGACTGCAGTCGGCGATTCCAGCCAGGAACGCCACCAAGGAACCTCAACGCCCTGCGGAGGACGGAGCGATTTCAGGCTTGGACTGCGTCTCCCCTGGAACTAA
- the larp7 gene encoding la-related protein 7 has protein sequence MIDTERGVGDAGTSQPSSKNKELEKKKRSRVKQLLGDVKKQVEFWFGDVNLHKDRFLKKIIDESEDGYVDICVLASFNRMKKLTSDTKLIARAVKNSSVVEVNFEGNKLRRQLPIGDLPSNVDSRIVYVELLPKDVTHSWIERAFTKCGNVVYVSIPRYKSSGDPKGFAFVEFETEEQAQNAIEMLNNPPEDAPRKPGIFPKTKSGKPVTLPADNLPSGEEEEKKKRKKKKKKEGATVETAAEEAKEQAMEAEPSEQKRRRSAGGDLKSEDGGTQKTPEKKRRRSQTAEGHDGELPSKMRKTSRSEGEKEKDGTKTNPATKSDAERAVEEGKENRDDSTVKAKRKRNKKHKEKLKMEEEVIPLRVLSKKEWLQLKDEYMTLQKRSMESLKKCINKIGHKRHKSQMETGDDPQHGSVEKSIKSEKVTNHGPQYTSGVIMKITDNKPLPARKFIKDALSKISPVAYVDTLEGDSEGHVRFHTPEEAKAVSDVSAELQKEHSWKMEILAGDHEQRYWQKILVDRQVKLNRPREKKRGTEKLISKAEKIILARAKEATKHIRFQED, from the exons ATGATTGACACAGAGAGGGGAGTCGGGGATGCTGGTACATCACAACCCAGCAGTAAGAACAAGGAgctggaaaagaagaagagatctCGTGTCAAACAGCTGCTGGGTGACGTGAAGAAGCAGGTGGAGTTCTGGTTCGGCGACGTCAACCTTCACAAGGACCGCTTTCTCAAAAAAATAATCGACGAGTCAGAGGATGGAT ATGTTGATATATGTGTGTTGGCGAGCTTCAATCGAATGAAGAAGCTGACGAGTGACACCAAGCTGATTGCAAGAGCGGTGAAGAATTCATCTGTAGTCGAG GTTAACTTCGAGGGGAATAAATTAAGACGTCAGCTTCCGATTGGAGACTTACCAAGTAATGTCGACAGCCGCATAGTCTATGTG GAACTTTTGCCCAAAGATGTGACGCACAGCTGGATCGAGAGAGCGTTCACAAAATGCGGGAATGTGGTTTATGTGAGCATCCCCAGATACAAGTCCTCCGGAGACCCCAAGGGTTTCGCCTTTGTAGAGTTTGAGACGGAGGAACAAGCGCAGAACGCCATCGAG ATGCTCAACAACCCCCCTGAAGACGCTCCCAGGAAGCCGGGGATTTTCCCCAAGACGAAGAGCGGGAAGCCCGTCACTCTGCCAGCTGACAATCTGCCATCAG gtgaagaagaggagaagaaaaagcgaaagaagaagaagaagaaggaaggtgCCACAGTGGAGACGGCTGCTGAGGAAGCCAAAGAGCAGGCGATGGAAGCTGAGCCGTCAGAGCAAAAGAGGAGGCGCTCGGCAGGGGGGGATTTAAAATCTGAGGACGGCGGCACTCAGAAGACACCGGAGAAAAAAAGGCGGCGGTCGCAGACTGCAGAGGGACACGACGGTGAATTACCATCTAAGATGAGGAAGACGAGTAGaagtgaaggagagaaggagaaagatggAACGAAGACGA ATCCAGCCACTAAAAGTGATGCAGAGAGAGCTGTTgaggaagggaaagaaaacagagatGATTCAACAGTCaaagcaaagaggaagagaaataaaaaacacaaagagaaactgaaGATGGAGGAAGAAGTCATCCCACTCCGGGTTCTATCAAA GAAAGAGTGGCTGCAGCTGAAGGACGAGTATATGACCCTGCAGAAGCGTAGCATGGAGTCCCTGAAGAAGTGCATTAATAAGATTGGTCACAAGAGACACAAGAGTCAGATGGAGACGGGCGATGATCCTCAACACGGAAGCG ttgagaaaagcatcaaaagtGAGAAAGTGACCAATCACGGCCCGCAGTACACCAGCGGGGTCATCATGAAGATCACCGACAACAAGCCGCTTCCAGCGAGGAAGTTCATCAAG GACGCTCTGAGCAAAATATCCCCAGTGGCGTACGTCGACACGTTGGAAGGAGACTCTGAGGGTCACGTCCGCTTTCACACCCCGGAGGAAGCTAAAGCCGTGAGTGACGTGAGCGCGGAGCTGCAGAAGGAGCACAGCTGGAAGATGGAGATTCTCGCAG GTGACCATGAGCAAAGGTACTGGCAGAAGATTCTAGTGGACCGCCAAGTCAAGCTGAATCGCCCGAGGGAAAAGAAGCGCGGCACGGAGAAG CTCATATCCAAAGCCGAGAAAATCATCCTGGCCCGAGCCAAGGAGGCGACCAAACACATCCGTTTCCAAGAAGACTGA